A segment of the Vibrio sp. YMD68 genome:
CAACGCATTCATGGCACATATCCTACTGATTGACGATGACACTGAACTCACCGGCTTACTCAAGGAAGTATTGACCTACGAGGGGTTTACGGTGACAGAAACCAACGACGGTGAATCAGGGCTTGCCGCCATTAATGATGAAATTGACCTCATTTTACTCGATGTGATGATGCCTAAGCTCAATGGCATGGACACATTAAAAAAGCTGCGTGAAACCAGGACGACGCCTGTGTTGATGCTAACGGCGAAAGGAGAAGAAATTGATCGCGTCATTGGATTAGAACTTGGCGCGGATGACTATCTCCCTAAACCTTTTAGTGATCGTGAACTGCTCGCAAGAATGAAAGCAATTTTGCGTCGCACACAAACACAGTCACAAACAGCACCAAAAGTCAGCGACTGTATCGAATACTGCGATATTAAAGTCTACCCAGGTAAACAAGAAGCCTACTGCCAAGAGCAGCTACTCGACCTCACAACAACAGAATTTTCATTACTCAGCCATTTTATCCAACATCCTGGTGTCACACTGACAAAAGAAACATTGAGCCTGGATGTCCTTGGAAAACGGCTTGCGCCATTCGATAGAGCCATCGATATGCACGTTTCCAATTTACGGAAAAAATTGCCAGAGATGCATTCTGGCAGACCTCGCATCAAAACCCTTAGAGGACGGGGTTACTTAATGGTCGAGGAGGATTAATGCGTTTACCCAAAATCACCAGTTTATACGGTCGTATATTTGCCATTTTTTGGTTCACCATGTTGCTTGTGTTACTCGCTGTGCTCTCTTTGCCGCATCTTGATCCGCGCAAAGCCCGTGACATACCGCAAGATCATTTTAAAAAACTGGATCAAATAAAGCAGAACATCGAAACTCGGTATAAAAATGAGACCAACTTAAGCAAGATCCTTTTTAATCTTGATGATCAACGACGATCACCTCGTTTTTCGCAGCCGCGTATTTTTATCTCTGATCTTGAAGGTAATGTGTTAACCATTAAAAATCAGCATGACTCCAAAATCAGAGCGTTAAGAAACTTTGTCACCAGTATTGATTCCGTCGAGACACCAAAACAAAAACTGTATGGCCAACATATGATCGCGGGACCTCTGCCTATCCGCCTAGCCAATCGTGACCTATTTCTTTATGTCGGCATTAAATGGAATCAACCCCCACCGTTCTTATTGCGTTTATTTGATAAACCCTTTCAACTGCTGTTTGCCGTCATGCTCGTCAGCACCCCCCTTTTGCTTTGGTTGGCATGGGCACTGAGTCAGCCCGCTCGAAAATTAGAAAGAGCCGCCAGACGTGTCGCCAATGGGGAGTTTGTTGTCGACCCTGATCTTGAAAAAGGCACCTCAGAATTTCGCCAAGCAGGAGCGAGCTTTAATCAGATGGTCGAAGCCGTAAATAGCATGATCTCAGGGCAGCAGCGATTACTGTCTGACATATCGCACGAACTGCGTTCCCCTCTCACTCGATTGCGCATGGCCAATGCATTGGCGACAAGAAAGCAAGGCGAGAGCTCGGAACTGAGTAGAATTGATACTGAAGCACAACGACTCGAGCAAATGATCGCCGAGCTTTTAGAGCTGTCTCGCATGCAAGCGGATAGCCATTTAAAACGAGAAGAGCAGCCTCTCAGCAGCCTGTGGGAAGAGCTTCTCAACGATGCACAATTCGAAGCTGAACAGATGGGTAAATCCTTATCATTGGGGCCCATACCCAACCGCACCATTAGCGGAAACCCGAAACTATTAATGAGCGCGGTGGAAAACATCACCCGTAACGCCATTTATTACGGTAAAGACCATGCCCAAGTGTCCATGACGGCAACCAGCGATGCTTTGAACATTGTGGTGGAAGATAATGGTCATGGTGTCCCTGAAAATGAAATGAGTGAGATTTTTCGTCCATTTTATCGTGTCTCAACGGCGCGTGACCGACACTCTGGTGGCGCTGGCCTTGGCTTAGCCATTACCGAAAGTGCGATACGCCAACATAGTGGATCCATTGCCGCAAGCCAAAGTGATCTAGGCGGTTTGAAAGTTTGTGTTCAATTGCCCCTCACTCAATAAACACAGTGACCACCGATAAAACGGAAAATTCTCAAACAAATGTAACGGGTCACACTATCAGGCTTGGCGTTGGCCAATCACCGCCTTATACTCGATGGCTAGACTTCTAAATACAGATATATTCAGCATGTTTGATATAGCGCTTTTTGAGCCAGAAATTGCCCCTAATACCGGGAACATCATCCGTTTAAGTGCAAACTGTGGGGCGAACTTACACCTCATTGAACCTCTCGGATTTGACCTCGATGAGAAAAAAGTTCGCCGAGCAGGGCTGGATTATCATGATCTCGCACGCGTTAAACGCCACAAAGACTACGACGCTTTTCTTGCTTATTTAGAGAGCGAACGTCACGGTCAATACCGTATTTTTGCGTGCACGACGAAAACAACAGGTCACCATGTTGACGCTGCGTTTACTCAAGGTGATGTTTTACTCTTTGGGCCTGAAACCCGCGGTCTTCCCGCCGACGTCATCGAAAGCTTGCCAATGGAGCAGCGTCTTCGAATTCCAATGATGCCCGATGCGAGAAGTTTAAACCTATCAAATGCTGTGGCAATTATCGCGTTTGAAGCGTGGCGACAGATGGGCTTCGATGGCGCAGTATAATATCAATCGCAGTCAATAACGGGTCCCCCTAGCTTGTTAAATTACTCGATAGCTGCGTTAGATTTTTTGCTTATAGAATCATAAAAACCGCAAAGGCAGCCCAAGAGCTGCCTTTCGTTTTGTCTCAAGCCTTAACAGCCGCTAATTAAGCCTGTTCTTGTCTTGATCCTCTTTTTTCTCATACTCCCCCTCAAACGTACTGCCATTCGAGTCAGAGTTGAATGGGTCGCGATGAAAAGGGTCTTGTTCGAATGGGTTCTGCCCAAATGAGTGAGCACCAAACCCCGCGCCGCCAACGGATTTCACCACCATTTTACTCATCAGATACTTGGCAATGATTCCTCTAGGTGCTGGTAGCAACACAAGCATACCAAACGCATCCGTCATGAACCCTGGCGTCAGTAACAATACGCCAGCAACCGCCAGCATAACGCCTTCAAAAATTGCCTGAGCAGGCAACTCACCTTGATTTAAGCGGCCTTGTACCGTTCTTAATGTTTGCAAGCCTTGGCTACGTACCAGTGAGGCACCAACGAAAGCAGTAACGAGCACTAAGCCGATCGTCGTCCATAAACCAAGCAGATCACCGACTTGGATAAATAACGCAATCTCAATGATCGGCACAAAAATAAATAGTAATAGTAAGATAGGAAACACACGCACTCCTTGGTTGAATTCAGTGTACGCGTAAAAGCCTCATTAGCTCAAATTAATCCTGTAAAAATCTGTTTTATTCGCTATTTTCATTCCGACCACACGCAATTCTATGGCCTATTTATTTGCCCTAGATCATCAATCATTTGAATGATGATTGCCCCCACTTAAATTTTCATAAAAAGGTGATCAAGTTACTATTTTTATGTCTCTAGTTCAGTATGATGTGCCACAGACGTTAGGGAAGATTTCCTAACCCACAATTCTGAAGAAGGGATTCTTAATACGCAGAGTTGGGGAATATTTTATTACTCTCAATAATAATTCTCTAAGGATCCCGTTATGGCTACTCTACCAAGTACGTCAAAAGCCGTTAATCAAGCTACTCGAATCGAAGAAGATCTTCTAGGTCAGCGTCATGTCCCTGCTGACGCGTACTATGGCATTCACACTCTGCGCGCAATTGAAAATTTCAACATCTCAAATTCAACGATCTCTGATGTGCCTGAATTCATTCGCGGCATGGTCATGACGAAAAAAGCCGCTGCACTCGCCAACAACGAACTGGGCGTATTACCAAAAGATGTCGCCCGTCATATTATTCAAGCGTGTGACGTCATCCTAGACACAGGCAAGTGCATGGATCAATTTCCATCGGATGTTTTCCAAGGTGGTGCGGGTACTTCGGTGAACATGAACACCAACGAAGTCATCGCGAATGTCGCATTAGAATTAATGGGCAAAGAAAAAGGTCAATACGAGTTCATTAATCCAAATGACCACGTGAATAAAAGCCAATCCACCAACTGCGCCTACCCTACGGGGTTTCGTATTTCCGTGTTTAATAGCGTTCACAAACTGATTGATGCCATTGAATACTTAAAAGGTGCCTTTGATTTAAAAAGCAAAGAATTTGAAAGCATCTTGAAAATGGGCCGAACTCAGCTTCAAGACGCCGTACCAATGACCGTAGGGCAAGAATTCCACGCCTGGTCTGTTACCTTGAATGAAGAGATTCGTGCACTCGAATACACATCAAAACTCTTACTTGAAGTGAACCTTGGTGCGACTGCTATCGGTACTGGTCTTAATGCTGTTGAAGGCTACCAAGAGCTTGCAGTTAAACATTTAGCCGCAGTAACAGGCCACGAATGCGTACAAGCGGAAGACTTGATTGAAGCCACGTCTGACTGTGGCGCTTATGTAATGACGCACGGTGCGCTGAAGCGTCTTGCGGTAAAACTGTCTAAGATTTGTAATGACCTTCGCTTACTTTCCTCTGGCCCGCGTACTGGCTTGAATGAACTAAACCTTCCAGAACTTCAGGCTGGCTCTTCCATCATGCCTGCAAAAGTGAATCCAGTGGTGCCGGAAGTCGTCAACCAAGTCTGTTTTAAAGTGCTGGGTAACGACAACACTATCTCGTTTGCTGCAGAAGGCGGACAACTGCAGCTGAATGTCATGGAACCGGTTATCGCCCAAAGCATGTTTGAGTCACTCGATATCCTAACCAATGCGTGTGTGAACCTTCGTGATAAGTGTATCGACGGCATCACAGTGAACAAAGAAGTGTGTGAAGGGTACGTGTTTAACTCTATTGGTATCGTGACCTACTTAAACCCATACATTGGTCACCACGAAGGTGATATTGTCGGTAAAATTTGTGCCGAAACCGGCAAGAGTGTGCGCGAAGTCGTTCTAGAACGCGGGTTATTAACCGAAGAAGAGCTCGATGATATCTTCTCAACAGAAAATCTCATGCGACCTCAATATAAAGGTAAGCGGTACGAGTAACCCCATGATGGCCCCAAACGGGGCCTTTTTGTCTTTTTATACAATGAGCTTCAGCTCTTATACATCTTCTTTTACTTAATACAAAAAATATCCATTTGAGTGGCCTAGGCTTCAATACTGAACTGTCGGCCACTGAACATAAAAATATAAAGAGGTCACATTATGATCGCGGTTGAACTATTCGTTGTCTTATTCTTTATCTTTATCGGGGCCCGGATCGGCGGGATCGGTATTGGTTTTGCCGGGGGTGCGGGTGTTATTGCGCTCTCATTGATATTAGGCGTACCAACCAGTCAGAGTTTTATACCGGTTGATGTTATTTTGATCATCATGTCGGTGATTACGGCCATTGCGGCGATGCAAGTCGCTGGGGGTATGGACTGGTTGGTTCAAATCGCTGAGAATTTTCTTAGAAAGCACCCAGAACGCATTACGTTTTATGCCCCGATTGTGACGTTTTTTATGACGCTACTGGCAGGAACAGGACACACTGCGTTCTCTACCCTACCTGTCATCGCAGAAGTGGCTAAAGGACAAGGCGTTCGTCCTTCACGACCACTGTCTATTGCTGTTGTCGCATCACAAATTGCGATTACCGCATCACCTATTTCAGCTGCCGTTGTTGCCTTTGCCGCTATGTTGGCTCCATTTGGTGTCGATTATCTGACCCTGCTTGCTGTCTGTATTCCAACCACATTCATTGCTTGTATGGTCGGCGCATTTGTTTCGAACTTCATGGGCTGTGAACTCAAAGATGATCCTATCTACCAAGAGCGTCTTGCAAAAGGGCTAATTAAGCTATCCAACAACGAGAAACGAGAAATCTTACCCACAGCAAAACGGGCCACCTATATTTTCCTCGGAGCGATACTCTTTGTGGTTTGCTACGCGGCGGCCATTTCAAGCTCAATTGGCTTGATTGAAAATCCGGCTTTAGGCCGAAACGAAGCGATCATGAGTGTGATGCTTGCTGCTGCTGCTGCCATCGTGATGTTCACTAAAATTGACGCATCTAAGATCCCTGCGGCTGCCACGTTTCGTTCAGGTATGACAGCGTGTGTGTGTGTATTAGGCGTTGCATGGCTTGGGTCAACGTTTGTTAATGCCCATGTTGACGGTATTAAAGATGTCGCAGGTGCGTTACTGGCCGATTACCCGTGGATGCTCGCATTAGTTTTATTCTTTGCGTCAATGCTGCTTTACTCTCAAGGAGCAACGACGGTCGCTCTTATGCCAGCTGCACTTGCTATTGGTGTTGCACCACTAACCGCAGTGGCCTCGTTTGCTGCGGTGAGCGCTTTGTTTGTACTGCCAACCTACCCAACCCTACTGGCTGCGGTTGAGATGGATGACACGGGATCGACACGAATTGGTAAGTACGTATTTAACCATCCGTTCTTTATCCCTGGTGTCGCGACCATTACAACGGCTGTGGCTCTCGGATTTACACTGGGCGGTCTTCTTATCTAACTGAGGTTTATTACTCAGCGGTGATTTAACACCAACAAAAAAGAAAAGGGAGCATCGGCTCTCTTTTCTATTTCTCAAAGACGATAATTTGACCACAATCAATTTATCGTTCAATAATTAATTAAATCCCTATTTTAAGACTCTGAATAAATTTCCGTCACGGCTAATTTTAATTAACAACGCCCTTACCTTGCCAACCCTGTTAGAAAAATCATCGAATATTAATCCAAAATTACTAAAGAAATACCCTCAAGTATTTTAAAGTTTAATTCTAGCTATTTTTCATCCCCTTATTTTTGTGAACAAACACAAAGTTAATGAATAAGCCCAAGCATAGAATAATGACAGATATCGAGCCAAATAATAACGAACGATAAGGTCAACCCCAACAAGTTGACTATAGATAAATCTATAATTATTCATTTTATCTGTGTGATTGTACTTCGTACTGGTCACCATTACTTATTAGTCGCTGATTCACATCTATTTTATTCCAATAGATGTAAGGAGATTGCTATGACAACTCAGACTTTGCCAACAGAAAACAAAAAGGGTAGCTTCTTTGCTAATTTTAAGTTTCCCTCCGCTTACACCATTCTATTCATTCTTATTGCACTCGTCGCCCTATTAACTTGGATTGTTCCTGCCGGTCAATATGACCGAGTGATGAACGATGATTTAGGACGGGAAGTCCCCGTAACAGGGACCTATCAACCCGTTGAAGGGAATCCGCAAGGCGTGATTGATGTACTGCTTGCACCAATCGATGGCTTTTACGATCATGAAAGCTATGAAGCAGCGGCTATCGACGTCTCTCTGTTCATTCTCATTATTGGTGGCTTTCTGGGGCTCGTGACCAAAACCGGTGCCATCGATGCCGGTATTGAGCGTGTTACGGCACGTTTAGAGGGCCGAGAAGAGCTGATGATCCCCATACTGATGGCGCTGTTTGCCGCAGGAGGCACGGTGTATGGAATGGCTGAGGAATCCCTACCGTTTTACACCTTGCTCGTCCCTGTCATGATGGCGGCACGTTTTGATCCTTTAGTCGCAGCGGCAACAGTGCTGCTTGGCGCTGGTATTGGCGTGCTGGGTTCAACCATCAACCCATTTGCCACTGTTATCGCTGCCAATGCTTCTTCGATTCCCTTTACCGAAGGCATCGTGTTGCGCATAGCCATGCTGGTCATTGGTTGGGTTATCTGTGTCGCATATGTCATGCGTTACGCAAAAATGGTTCAGGCCGATCAAACCAAATCACTTGTTTATGACAAATATGAAGAAAATAAGGCTCACTTCCTCGGTAATACTAACGGTGAGAAACTGGAATTCACCTTAACACGTAAGCTAATCCTCACCATCTTTGGTGCATCTTTCGGGGTCATGATTTACGGTGTTTCTGTTGCTGGCTGGTGGATGGCTGAGATTTCGGCCATGTTCCTCGCTTCTACCATCATCATTGGTATTGTTGCCCGAATGAGTGAAGAGGAATTTACTTCTAGCTTCATCGATGGAGCACGCGATTTATTAGGCGTAGCACTCATCATCGGTATTGCTCGGGGTATTGTGGTGGTGATGGATCGTGGGATGATCACTGACACGATTCTGTATTCAGCCGAACAAATGGTGACAGGGCTCTCGTCAGTCGTCTTTATTAATGTCATGTTTTTCTTAGAAATACTGCTCTCTTTCTTGGTACCTTCCACTTCAGGGCTTGCCGTATTAACCATGCCCATTATGGCCCCATTAGCCGACTTTGCCGGGGTGGGTCGTGATCTCGTGATCACAGCATATCAGTCAGCCTCTGGGTTAGTTAACTTGATTACTCCAACCTCTGCGGTAGTCATGGGAGGGCTAGCCATCGCACGGGTACCGTATGTGCGCTGGGTGAAATGGGTGATGCCATTAATCGGTATCTTGACTGTATTTTGTATGGTGGTACTGAGCATAGGTGCGCTTCTATAAGCAATCGAACCATACTTTCCCGTCTGTCTCATTTAAGCCACTGTCCAGTGGCTTTTTTGTCTCTCTTGTTTATGAAATAAACGGTCACTTGCAAATAATCTTCCATTTTAAAATAACTTTCCACTTTAAAATAATCTTTCACTTCAAAATAAAAAGTCACTTTCTGTCGTTTTTTATATCAATGAACACTTCATGGTTAATTACTATAAATAATGTAGGCATTAGATAGACTAATAAAACCGTATCGCTATATAAAACACCCCCTTTAAATGAATGTGATCTATATTAATTAATTACAATAAAAACCGTTAACAAACACCGTATAAAAACAAAAATAATAACTATAAGTATAAAAAAAACGAATATTTACACATTGATCTTTTATCTGTCACGTAAAAATTAGAGCATAATATTCCCGAACAATAATCAATCTATAAGTAAATTATATCTTTAGTGCATAAAATTCCAGAAATAGTGACATATCACACAGACCAGTTATAGATTAAAAAATGCATATAAATTGTTAAATATAATAAAAAACAAGGGGG
Coding sequences within it:
- a CDS encoding response regulator, whose amino-acid sequence is MAHILLIDDDTELTGLLKEVLTYEGFTVTETNDGESGLAAINDEIDLILLDVMMPKLNGMDTLKKLRETRTTPVLMLTAKGEEIDRVIGLELGADDYLPKPFSDRELLARMKAILRRTQTQSQTAPKVSDCIEYCDIKVYPGKQEAYCQEQLLDLTTTEFSLLSHFIQHPGVTLTKETLSLDVLGKRLAPFDRAIDMHVSNLRKKLPEMHSGRPRIKTLRGRGYLMVEED
- the cpxA gene encoding envelope stress sensor histidine kinase CpxA, whose product is MRLPKITSLYGRIFAIFWFTMLLVLLAVLSLPHLDPRKARDIPQDHFKKLDQIKQNIETRYKNETNLSKILFNLDDQRRSPRFSQPRIFISDLEGNVLTIKNQHDSKIRALRNFVTSIDSVETPKQKLYGQHMIAGPLPIRLANRDLFLYVGIKWNQPPPFLLRLFDKPFQLLFAVMLVSTPLLLWLAWALSQPARKLERAARRVANGEFVVDPDLEKGTSEFRQAGASFNQMVEAVNSMISGQQRLLSDISHELRSPLTRLRMANALATRKQGESSELSRIDTEAQRLEQMIAELLELSRMQADSHLKREEQPLSSLWEELLNDAQFEAEQMGKSLSLGPIPNRTISGNPKLLMSAVENITRNAIYYGKDHAQVSMTATSDALNIVVEDNGHGVPENEMSEIFRPFYRVSTARDRHSGGAGLGLAITESAIRQHSGSIAASQSDLGGLKVCVQLPLTQ
- a CDS encoding tRNA (cytidine(34)-2'-O)-methyltransferase, producing MFDIALFEPEIAPNTGNIIRLSANCGANLHLIEPLGFDLDEKKVRRAGLDYHDLARVKRHKDYDAFLAYLESERHGQYRIFACTTKTTGHHVDAAFTQGDVLLFGPETRGLPADVIESLPMEQRLRIPMMPDARSLNLSNAVAIIAFEAWRQMGFDGAV
- a CDS encoding FxsA family protein, which gives rise to MFPILLLLFIFVPIIEIALFIQVGDLLGLWTTIGLVLVTAFVGASLVRSQGLQTLRTVQGRLNQGELPAQAIFEGVMLAVAGVLLLTPGFMTDAFGMLVLLPAPRGIIAKYLMSKMVVKSVGGAGFGAHSFGQNPFEQDPFHRDPFNSDSNGSTFEGEYEKKEDQDKNRLN
- the aspA gene encoding aspartate ammonia-lyase, with product MATLPSTSKAVNQATRIEEDLLGQRHVPADAYYGIHTLRAIENFNISNSTISDVPEFIRGMVMTKKAAALANNELGVLPKDVARHIIQACDVILDTGKCMDQFPSDVFQGGAGTSVNMNTNEVIANVALELMGKEKGQYEFINPNDHVNKSQSTNCAYPTGFRISVFNSVHKLIDAIEYLKGAFDLKSKEFESILKMGRTQLQDAVPMTVGQEFHAWSVTLNEEIRALEYTSKLLLEVNLGATAIGTGLNAVEGYQELAVKHLAAVTGHECVQAEDLIEATSDCGAYVMTHGALKRLAVKLSKICNDLRLLSSGPRTGLNELNLPELQAGSSIMPAKVNPVVPEVVNQVCFKVLGNDNTISFAAEGGQLQLNVMEPVIAQSMFESLDILTNACVNLRDKCIDGITVNKEVCEGYVFNSIGIVTYLNPYIGHHEGDIVGKICAETGKSVREVVLERGLLTEEELDDIFSTENLMRPQYKGKRYE
- a CDS encoding anaerobic C4-dicarboxylate transporter → MIAVELFVVLFFIFIGARIGGIGIGFAGGAGVIALSLILGVPTSQSFIPVDVILIIMSVITAIAAMQVAGGMDWLVQIAENFLRKHPERITFYAPIVTFFMTLLAGTGHTAFSTLPVIAEVAKGQGVRPSRPLSIAVVASQIAITASPISAAVVAFAAMLAPFGVDYLTLLAVCIPTTFIACMVGAFVSNFMGCELKDDPIYQERLAKGLIKLSNNEKREILPTAKRATYIFLGAILFVVCYAAAISSSIGLIENPALGRNEAIMSVMLAAAAAIVMFTKIDASKIPAAATFRSGMTACVCVLGVAWLGSTFVNAHVDGIKDVAGALLADYPWMLALVLFFASMLLYSQGATTVALMPAALAIGVAPLTAVASFAAVSALFVLPTYPTLLAAVEMDDTGSTRIGKYVFNHPFFIPGVATITTAVALGFTLGGLLI
- a CDS encoding YfcC family protein, which codes for MTTQTLPTENKKGSFFANFKFPSAYTILFILIALVALLTWIVPAGQYDRVMNDDLGREVPVTGTYQPVEGNPQGVIDVLLAPIDGFYDHESYEAAAIDVSLFILIIGGFLGLVTKTGAIDAGIERVTARLEGREELMIPILMALFAAGGTVYGMAEESLPFYTLLVPVMMAARFDPLVAAATVLLGAGIGVLGSTINPFATVIAANASSIPFTEGIVLRIAMLVIGWVICVAYVMRYAKMVQADQTKSLVYDKYEENKAHFLGNTNGEKLEFTLTRKLILTIFGASFGVMIYGVSVAGWWMAEISAMFLASTIIIGIVARMSEEEFTSSFIDGARDLLGVALIIGIARGIVVVMDRGMITDTILYSAEQMVTGLSSVVFINVMFFLEILLSFLVPSTSGLAVLTMPIMAPLADFAGVGRDLVITAYQSASGLVNLITPTSAVVMGGLAIARVPYVRWVKWVMPLIGILTVFCMVVLSIGALL